One window of Salegentibacter sp. Hel_I_6 genomic DNA carries:
- a CDS encoding oxygenase MpaB family protein → MQYFVTKNSIVREIWGKSDTILSIFAGASAEFALNKAVDWLYYTGRLPKDPLGRLFSTVSYAREIVFAEKQAAVKAIDRINSIHGSVEAERGKSIPDWAYRDVLFMLIDYSIRSFEILERKLELSEKEEIFDVFWRVGKRMNLKGLPNNFKEFEIMRKNHLERNLEYASYTKDLYRQYRKHLGIARYSLLLETQTLICPAKVQKLLHLRRFSFLSVFIPIYKFSRDIKLDGILKSIILPAEYKTEIKSLDQLNTSTPST, encoded by the coding sequence ATGCAATACTTTGTAACTAAAAATTCGATAGTACGTGAAATTTGGGGGAAAAGTGACACTATACTTTCTATTTTCGCTGGTGCCTCGGCAGAGTTTGCGCTTAATAAAGCTGTAGACTGGCTTTATTATACCGGCCGTTTACCCAAAGATCCTTTAGGAAGGCTATTTTCAACGGTTTCTTATGCCCGGGAAATAGTTTTTGCTGAAAAACAAGCTGCCGTAAAGGCAATAGATCGCATCAATTCTATTCACGGTTCGGTAGAAGCTGAACGCGGAAAAAGCATTCCTGACTGGGCTTATCGTGACGTTCTTTTTATGCTTATTGATTATTCTATCAGGTCTTTTGAAATTCTGGAACGCAAACTAGAGCTTTCTGAAAAAGAAGAAATTTTTGATGTTTTCTGGCGCGTGGGAAAACGAATGAATTTAAAAGGTTTACCAAATAATTTTAAGGAATTTGAAATAATGCGGAAAAATCATCTCGAGCGAAACCTCGAGTATGCCTCATATACTAAAGATCTTTACCGCCAATACCGTAAACATTTAGGAATTGCACGTTATTCACTTTTATTAGAAACACAAACGCTAATATGCCCGGCTAAGGTTCAAAAATTATTGCACTTGCGAAGATTTTCATTTTTGAGCGTGTTTATTCCTATTTATAAATTTAGCCGAGATATAAAGTTAGACGGAATTCTAAAATCAATAATACTTCCCGCTGAATATAAGACAGAAATTAAATCACTGGATCAATTAAACACCTCCACTCCGTCTACATAA
- a CDS encoding endonuclease/exonuclease/phosphatase family protein, which produces MSRIKSKAPTIRKMIKKLLLLITIIFDINLANYVIEIIKKSNKKFRTLSKIRMMRNPTFLLLLLFFFAESTFYAQELEVMSYNIKFANETDGDNSWSKRKDHITNQIKFYEPDIFGVQEALVSQLEHLKAEMKNYKYVGVGRDDGKKAGEFSAIFYNNKEFKVLDEKTFWLSETPDEISVGWDAAMERVCTYAKFRDRASGKEFWVFNTHFDHVGEKARENSAKLIWEKISALNNENLPVLLMGDLNLEPDTSGIQFLMEKMNDAKTVAKLSFGPEGTFNGYNFEEPVTRRIDYIFTSDAIQVIKYGVLTDSKDLKYPSDHLAVLVKLKMD; this is translated from the coding sequence ATGAGCCGAATTAAAAGCAAGGCTCCCACGATAAGAAAAATGATTAAAAAACTATTGCTTTTGATTACCATAATTTTTGATATTAATTTAGCGAATTATGTAATTGAAATTATAAAAAAATCGAATAAAAAATTCCGAACTTTATCAAAAATTAGAATGATGAGAAATCCCACTTTTTTACTGCTATTGCTTTTCTTTTTTGCAGAAAGTACTTTTTATGCTCAGGAATTGGAAGTAATGTCATACAATATCAAATTCGCTAACGAAACCGATGGTGATAATTCATGGTCTAAACGAAAAGATCATATTACCAATCAAATAAAATTCTATGAACCCGATATTTTTGGGGTGCAGGAAGCTTTGGTGAGCCAGTTAGAACATTTAAAGGCTGAAATGAAAAATTATAAATATGTTGGAGTAGGGCGAGATGACGGAAAGAAAGCGGGTGAATTCAGTGCGATTTTTTATAATAACAAGGAGTTTAAAGTCCTGGATGAAAAAACTTTCTGGCTATCGGAAACTCCTGATGAAATTTCGGTAGGATGGGATGCTGCAATGGAGAGGGTTTGTACTTATGCGAAATTTAGAGACAGAGCTTCAGGAAAAGAATTCTGGGTTTTTAATACGCATTTTGACCATGTTGGAGAAAAAGCCAGGGAAAATAGTGCAAAGCTTATTTGGGAAAAGATTTCAGCTTTAAATAATGAAAATTTGCCGGTATTGCTTATGGGCGATCTTAATTTGGAACCTGATACTAGCGGAATTCAATTCCTAATGGAAAAAATGAATGATGCTAAAACTGTAGCGAAATTAAGTTTTGGTCCCGAAGGCACTTTTAATGGTTATAATTTTGAAGAACCAGTAACCAGAAGAATTGATTATATATTCACATCAGATGCTATTCAAGTTATAAAATATGGGGTTTTAACCGATTCTAAAGATTTAAAATATCCTTCAGATCATCTAGCGGTTTTGGTGAAACTTAAGATGGATTAA
- a CDS encoding universal stress protein, with protein sequence MEKFNNILVALDLSDIDNSLINYASYLAEKLNVKKVYFVHNIKKYEISALFEEQLKDINLDEIIGDELNEKVESLFTSNTEWEVLISEDPYTESLISYIANKYYIDLVILGNKNKKKGTGVVSNKLLRILKCDILAIPRDFKPEIKSIWAGTDFSRESRKIFNIAQMLQEATSAPVTAAHVYSVPVQFSPYVPKETMAPKIEKHAREKADKFLNKLDYKGEVTPLIIPGRDSSVASNLLEFAKKDSVDILIVADKGANNISSLLVGSVTEELFGEKPEIPLWISK encoded by the coding sequence ATGGAAAAATTCAATAATATATTAGTTGCCTTAGACCTTTCAGATATTGACAACTCGCTCATTAATTACGCCTCTTATTTGGCGGAAAAATTGAACGTGAAGAAGGTATATTTTGTACACAATATTAAGAAATATGAGATCTCTGCACTTTTCGAAGAGCAATTAAAAGATATTAATCTTGATGAGATTATTGGCGACGAGCTTAATGAAAAAGTAGAAAGCCTTTTCACCAGCAATACCGAGTGGGAAGTTTTAATTTCTGAAGATCCTTATACTGAATCCTTAATAAGTTATATCGCCAATAAATATTATATAGACCTGGTTATTCTTGGAAACAAGAACAAGAAAAAAGGTACCGGGGTTGTAAGTAACAAATTGCTTAGAATCTTAAAATGTGACATTTTAGCTATACCACGTGATTTCAAACCCGAAATTAAATCGATATGGGCAGGTACCGACTTTTCTCGTGAATCCCGAAAAATCTTTAATATAGCTCAAATGCTTCAGGAAGCCACTTCGGCACCGGTTACAGCTGCTCACGTTTATTCGGTACCCGTTCAATTTTCTCCTTATGTACCGAAAGAAACCATGGCGCCAAAGATTGAAAAACACGCAAGGGAGAAAGCTGATAAATTTTTAAATAAATTAGATTATAAGGGCGAAGTAACCCCGCTTATTATACCAGGAAGAGACTCCAGTGTAGCGAGCAATTTACTTGAATTTGCAAAAAAAGATAGCGTTGACATATTGATCGTAGCCGATAAAGGAGCTAATAATATTTCAAGTCTTTTAGTGGGGAGTGTTACTGAAGAACTCTTTGGAGAAAAGCCTGAAATACCGCTATGGATCTCTAAATAA